The sequence below is a genomic window from Pseudobacteriovorax antillogorgiicola.
GGCGAGTTGATTGTGATCCACCAGCTAGGTGATATTGCTGTTAAGCGCCGGAGTGAGTTTGTCGTGCCCGTTGGCAAACAAATTGTGCGGTTCTCCTTTCCAATCATCCGCCCCAAGCCCAATTACTTTTTTGGTAAAACAGGCTTAGATGTGGATGGCCGCCCCTTTGAGCGGGCAGAGCTGTCTCAGAATATGGATTTGATCGCATCCCACACCTTGGAAGATCGACGCCTGCGACTGATGGTGAAAGCTGCGGCGCGACTCATTTTGAAAGGACAGATGACGCAGAAGGCTGAAAAAGAAGGCGGGCCTTTGGTCGGCTTACTCTTCAATATCTACGGTGCCGTATCGGAAACAGCCGATACCCGGCAGTGGAGCCTGTTGCCTTCGAGTTTTCACGTGAGTCGCCTACGCTTGCGTCCTGGAGAGCATAAGGTGAAAATCTATAGCGATGGAAAGTTAAGCTCGATTGAGTCTGTCAATGTAAAGCCTGGTGAGATTAAGTTTATCGTTGATCAGAAGTAGGTGGCTGGTAGTTCAATCGGAGACGAATAAATAAAAAGGCGCTGAGCTAAAGTTCAGCGCCTTTCGATTTTACTGATTAATCCAAAGCTGGCCTTCGAAGTTGTTGCGAAGGTCTTTCATGTTACGAACGCTATTAATACGATCTTCAGCAATCTTGTTGGAAGCTTGGATCGTTGTAATGCCCTGCTCATCAGATTCTTTGTAGATGTTGATAAGCGTATCGAAGATACCTGCTGCTTTTGTGCGAGCGGCATCAGCATCGTAACCCTGAAGCTCTTGGTACACGTTGATGAGACCACCTGCGTTGATTACGTAGTCAGGAGCATAAAGAATGCCTTTTTCTTTTAGCATTGCAGCATGCTTAGCTTCATCAAGAAGCTGATTGTTTGCACCACCAGAGACGATTGTAGTCTGAAGTTCGGGGATGGTGTTGTCGTTCAAGATGCCACCAAGGGCACAAGGTGCGTAGACATCAACAGGAAGGCTATGGATCTTGTTGAGATCAACCGCTTCTGCGCCGAAGCTTTCAACTACGTTTTTGACTTTATCTTGGTTGAGGTCAGCTGCGAATACTTTCGCGCCTTCTTGCGTTAGGAATTCCGTTAGGAATGTTCCGACAGCACCACAGCCTTGAACGGCTACTGTGAGGCCATTGACAGAATCCTTTCCTAGCTTGTGCTTCACGGATGCTTTGATCCCGTTAAACACACCCCAAGCAGTAACAGGCGAGGGATCACCAGAGCCGCCGACTCGTGAGTTGATGCCAGTCACGTAAGGAGTTTCAAGCGCTACACTCTCCATATCTTTAACACGGATGTTGACGTCTTCAGCAGTGATGTACCGACCGCTCAAACTATCAACGAAGCGACCAAAAGTTCGGAAAAAAGCTTCGTTTTTGAGTTTCTTTGGATCGCCGATGATCACGGACTTGCCACCACCAAGTGAAAGGCCACTAACAGCTGCTTTGTAGGTCATGCCACGAGATAAGCGTAAGACATCTTCAAGAGCTTCTTCCTCGGAGCCATAATCCCACATGCGACAACCACCCAATGCTGGTCCTAACGTGGTGTCGTGAATTGCAATGATAGCCTTTAGGCCGGTCGCTTCGTCGTTGCAGAAAACAACTTGTTCATGACCGGTACCTGCTAAAGTTTCAAAGATAGCCATCTGTACCCTTTCCTCATGTTAAATGTCCGTCGAACGAATCCAGGAGCCTGAATCGGTGTGCTTAGACGTCTGACAACAAATACCGGATAGGCTTGAAAATAGCAAGAATTCGCAGAATCCTTGGTTCATGAGGACTAGTCTTAAAGCACCAAAAACGTTGAACAAAATTACGAATACGATCGAGGTAGTAAGTCTATATGGCTCAAACTCACCAAGAGATCATTGACGAAAATCGGTTTGACTTGTTTT
It includes:
- a CDS encoding Glu/Leu/Phe/Val family dehydrogenase; translation: MAIFETLAGTGHEQVVFCNDEATGLKAIIAIHDTTLGPALGGCRMWDYGSEEEALEDVLRLSRGMTYKAAVSGLSLGGGKSVIIGDPKKLKNEAFFRTFGRFVDSLSGRYITAEDVNIRVKDMESVALETPYVTGINSRVGGSGDPSPVTAWGVFNGIKASVKHKLGKDSVNGLTVAVQGCGAVGTFLTEFLTQEGAKVFAADLNQDKVKNVVESFGAEAVDLNKIHSLPVDVYAPCALGGILNDNTIPELQTTIVSGGANNQLLDEAKHAAMLKEKGILYAPDYVINAGGLINVYQELQGYDADAARTKAAGIFDTLINIYKESDEQGITTIQASNKIAEDRINSVRNMKDLRNNFEGQLWINQ